The Gasterosteus aculeatus chromosome 8, fGasAcu3.hap1.1, whole genome shotgun sequence genome has a window encoding:
- the tcf3b gene encoding transcription factor 3b isoform X6, which translates to MTLASSQFQGSAIDERSGSGSWGSAEQNSPSFSQGRGYVEGSHYNEHEGLSSPFISAGVAGKNERPPYPPFVSQPGFLPSEIAMPSPDAMSPSGLKTGSQFYPSYPTNPRRRPPDGGIETQPKKIRKPPGLPSSVYASTSGDEYARDNGGYPGAKPGAVYPFYMQEDPWSSSGYSAMLGNSPHIGQPGTFSAINPQERMNYPLHGSEVNGFHPAPAAYNHTPAINGESIMANRGTTAGSSGDEIGKALASIYPSDHNSNNFPSAPSTPGSPQAIAGAPSQWQRPTTPNYEGQAHALSKMEDRLEEAIHVLRSHAVGQGLEGAPDMHSLLSAVHNGGLGGLSPAFPNASLALSNRHPAMGGKHEEPTGLPPSSTLLHGHHASGPTPPVGQPEGFTGLPGGLARSTHSSSSSDIKREDKEDDENSSVGDKSDDEKKDSKAARLRRKEALTLQMLSSLSDQKDDSLDEDDEDLPPEVKLEREKERRVANNARERLRVRDINEAFKELGRMCQLHLSHDKPQTKLLILHQAVNVILNLEQQVRERNLNPKAACLKRREEEKVSGVVGDAPMQLSGGHPSMGGDGHNPVGHM; encoded by the exons CAATAGACGAGCGCAGCGGCTCTGGGTCTTGGGGCTCAGCAGAACAGAACAGCCCCTCGTTCAGCCAAGGACGG GGCTACGTTGAAGGATCCCACTACAACGAGCATGAAGGCTTGTCCTCTCCGTTCATCAGTGCGGGGGTCGCAG GTAAAAATGAGAGGCCACCATACCCTCCCTTTGTAAGCCAG CCTGGTTTCCTTCCCAGCGAAATAGCGATGCCCAGCCCGGACGCCATGTCCCCCTCCGGCCTGAAAACCGGCTCCCAGTTTTACCCGTCATACCCCACCAACCCGAGGAGAAGGCCGCCCGATGGAGGCATAG AAACCCAGCCAAAGAAGATTCGGAAACCCCCTGGCCTGCCGTCCTCG GTGTATGCTTCCACATCTGGTGACGAGTATGCGAGAGACAACGGAGGATATCCTGGTGCTAAGCCTGGAGCGGTCTACCCTTTCTATATGCAAG AAGACCCCTGGTCGTCCTCTGGCTACTCCGCCATGCTGGGTAACTCTCCTCACATCGGACAGCCGGGCACCTTCTCTGCAATTAACCCACAGGAAAGGATG AACTATCCGCTGCACGGCAGCGAAGTCAACGGCTTCCACCCGGCCCCCGCCGCCTACAACCACACCCCCGCCATCAACGGAGAGAGCATCATGG CCAACCGAGGCACCACAGCTGGCAGTTCAGGAGATGAAATTGGGAAGGCTCTTGCCTCA ATTTACCCGTCGGACCACAACAGTAATAACTTCCCCTCCGCTCCATCTACCCCTGGATCTCCTCAGGCTATTGCAG GAGCTCCGTCTCAGTGGCAAAGACCAACCACGCCCAACTATGAAGGGCAAGCACACGCGCTG AGTAAAATGGAGGACCGTTTGGAGGAGGCCATCCACGTCCTGCGTAGCCACGCTGTGGGTCAGGGTCTGGAGGGCGCCCCCGACATGCACAGCCTGCTGTCCGCCGTACACAACGGGGGCCTGGGGGGCCTCTCTCCCGCCTTCCCGAATGCGAGCCTCGCCCTCAGCAACAGACATCCGGCCATG GGAGGGAAACACGAGGAGCCCACAGGCCTTCCTCCCAGCAGCACCCTCCTGCACGGTCACCACGCGTCCGGCCCGACGCCACCGGTCGGCCAACCGGAAGGCTTTACCG GTCTCCCCGGCGGCCTGGCCCGCTCCACgcactcctccagcagctcggaCATcaaaagagaagacaaagaggacGATGAGAACTCGTCCGTTGGCGATAAATCTGATGACGAGAAGAAGGACTCCAAGGCGGCGCGCCTTCGACG AAAGGAGGCGTTGACCCTCCAGATGCTCTCTAGCCTATCAGACCAGAAAGATGA TAGTTTAGACGAAGATGACGAGGACCTGCCCCCCGAGGTGAAGTTGGAACGTGAGAAGGAACGGCGAGTGGCTAACAATGCCCGCGAGCGCCTCAGAGTACGGGACATCAACGAGGCGTTCAAGGAGCTCGGGAGGATGTGCCAGCTGCACCTAAGCCACGACAAACCTCAGACCAAACTTCTCATCCTGCACCAGGCCGTCAACGTCATCCTTAATTTAGAACAGCAAGTCAGAG AGCGCAACCTTAACCCCAAGGCAGCATGTTT
- the tcf3b gene encoding transcription factor 3b isoform X8, giving the protein MTLASSQFQGSAIDERSGSGSWGSAEQNSPSFSQGRGYVEGSHYNEHEGLSSPFISAGVAGKNERPPYPPFVSQPGFLPSEIAMPSPDAMSPSGLKTGSQFYPSYPTNPRRRPPDGGIETQPKKIRKPPGLPSSVYASTSGDEYARDNGGYPGAKPGAVYPFYMQEDPWSSSGYSAMLGNSPHIGQPGTFSAINPQERMNYPLHGSEVNGFHPAPAAYNHTPAINGESIMANRGTTAGSSGDEIGKALASIYPSDHNSNNFPSAPSTPGSPQAIAGAPSQWQRPTTPNYEGQAHALSKMEDRLEEAIHVLRSHAVGQGLEGAPDMHSLLSAVHNGGLGGLSPAFPNASLALSNRHPAMGGKHEEPTGLPPSSTLLHGHHASGPTPPVGQPEGFTGLPGGLARSTHSSSSSDIKREDKEDDENSSVGDKSDDEKKDSKAARLRRKEALTLQMLSSLSDQKDDLDEDDEDLPPEVKLEREKERRVANNARERLRVRDINEAFKELGRMCQLHLSHDKPQTKLLILHQAVNVILNLEQQVRERNLNPKAACLKRREEEKVSGVVGDAPMQLSGGHPSMGGDGHNPVGHM; this is encoded by the exons CAATAGACGAGCGCAGCGGCTCTGGGTCTTGGGGCTCAGCAGAACAGAACAGCCCCTCGTTCAGCCAAGGACGG GGCTACGTTGAAGGATCCCACTACAACGAGCATGAAGGCTTGTCCTCTCCGTTCATCAGTGCGGGGGTCGCAG GTAAAAATGAGAGGCCACCATACCCTCCCTTTGTAAGCCAG CCTGGTTTCCTTCCCAGCGAAATAGCGATGCCCAGCCCGGACGCCATGTCCCCCTCCGGCCTGAAAACCGGCTCCCAGTTTTACCCGTCATACCCCACCAACCCGAGGAGAAGGCCGCCCGATGGAGGCATAG AAACCCAGCCAAAGAAGATTCGGAAACCCCCTGGCCTGCCGTCCTCG GTGTATGCTTCCACATCTGGTGACGAGTATGCGAGAGACAACGGAGGATATCCTGGTGCTAAGCCTGGAGCGGTCTACCCTTTCTATATGCAAG AAGACCCCTGGTCGTCCTCTGGCTACTCCGCCATGCTGGGTAACTCTCCTCACATCGGACAGCCGGGCACCTTCTCTGCAATTAACCCACAGGAAAGGATG AACTATCCGCTGCACGGCAGCGAAGTCAACGGCTTCCACCCGGCCCCCGCCGCCTACAACCACACCCCCGCCATCAACGGAGAGAGCATCATGG CCAACCGAGGCACCACAGCTGGCAGTTCAGGAGATGAAATTGGGAAGGCTCTTGCCTCA ATTTACCCGTCGGACCACAACAGTAATAACTTCCCCTCCGCTCCATCTACCCCTGGATCTCCTCAGGCTATTGCAG GAGCTCCGTCTCAGTGGCAAAGACCAACCACGCCCAACTATGAAGGGCAAGCACACGCGCTG AGTAAAATGGAGGACCGTTTGGAGGAGGCCATCCACGTCCTGCGTAGCCACGCTGTGGGTCAGGGTCTGGAGGGCGCCCCCGACATGCACAGCCTGCTGTCCGCCGTACACAACGGGGGCCTGGGGGGCCTCTCTCCCGCCTTCCCGAATGCGAGCCTCGCCCTCAGCAACAGACATCCGGCCATG GGAGGGAAACACGAGGAGCCCACAGGCCTTCCTCCCAGCAGCACCCTCCTGCACGGTCACCACGCGTCCGGCCCGACGCCACCGGTCGGCCAACCGGAAGGCTTTACCG GTCTCCCCGGCGGCCTGGCCCGCTCCACgcactcctccagcagctcggaCATcaaaagagaagacaaagaggacGATGAGAACTCGTCCGTTGGCGATAAATCTGATGACGAGAAGAAGGACTCCAAGGCGGCGCGCCTTCGACG AAAGGAGGCGTTGACCCTCCAGATGCTCTCTAGCCTATCAGACCAGAAAGATGA TTTAGACGAAGATGACGAGGACCTGCCCCCCGAGGTGAAGTTGGAACGTGAGAAGGAACGGCGAGTGGCTAACAATGCCCGCGAGCGCCTCAGAGTACGGGACATCAACGAGGCGTTCAAGGAGCTCGGGAGGATGTGCCAGCTGCACCTAAGCCACGACAAACCTCAGACCAAACTTCTCATCCTGCACCAGGCCGTCAACGTCATCCTTAATTTAGAACAGCAAGTCAGAG AGCGCAACCTTAACCCCAAGGCAGCATGTTT
- the tcf3b gene encoding transcription factor 3b isoform X5: MTLASSQFQGSAIDERSGSGSWGSAEQNSPSFSQGRGYVEGSHYNEHEGLSSPFISAGVAGKNERPPYPPFVSQPGFLPSEIAMPSPDAMSPSGLKTGSQFYPSYPTNPRRRPPDGGIETQPKKIRKPPGLPSSVYASTSGDEYARDNGGYPGAKPGAVYPFYMQEDPWSSSGYSAMLGNSPHIGQPGTFSAINPQERMNYPLHGSEVNGFHPAPAAYNHTPAINGESIMANRGTTAGSSGDEIGKALASIYPSDHNSNNFPSAPSTPGSPQAIAGAPSQWQRPTTPNYEGQAHALQSKMEDRLEEAIHVLRSHAVGQGLEGAPDMHSLLSAVHNGGLGGLSPAFPNASLALSNRHPAMGGKHEEPTGLPPSSTLLHGHHASGPTPPVGQPEGFTGLPGGLARSTHSSSSSDIKREDKEDDENSSVGDKSDDEKKDSKAARLRRKEALTLQMLSSLSDQKDDSLDEDDEDLPPEVKLEREKERRVANNARERLRVRDINEAFKELGRMCQLHLSHDKPQTKLLILHQAVNVILNLEQQVRERNLNPKAACLKRREEEKVSGVVGDAPMQLSGGHPSMGGDGHNPVGHM; this comes from the exons CAATAGACGAGCGCAGCGGCTCTGGGTCTTGGGGCTCAGCAGAACAGAACAGCCCCTCGTTCAGCCAAGGACGG GGCTACGTTGAAGGATCCCACTACAACGAGCATGAAGGCTTGTCCTCTCCGTTCATCAGTGCGGGGGTCGCAG GTAAAAATGAGAGGCCACCATACCCTCCCTTTGTAAGCCAG CCTGGTTTCCTTCCCAGCGAAATAGCGATGCCCAGCCCGGACGCCATGTCCCCCTCCGGCCTGAAAACCGGCTCCCAGTTTTACCCGTCATACCCCACCAACCCGAGGAGAAGGCCGCCCGATGGAGGCATAG AAACCCAGCCAAAGAAGATTCGGAAACCCCCTGGCCTGCCGTCCTCG GTGTATGCTTCCACATCTGGTGACGAGTATGCGAGAGACAACGGAGGATATCCTGGTGCTAAGCCTGGAGCGGTCTACCCTTTCTATATGCAAG AAGACCCCTGGTCGTCCTCTGGCTACTCCGCCATGCTGGGTAACTCTCCTCACATCGGACAGCCGGGCACCTTCTCTGCAATTAACCCACAGGAAAGGATG AACTATCCGCTGCACGGCAGCGAAGTCAACGGCTTCCACCCGGCCCCCGCCGCCTACAACCACACCCCCGCCATCAACGGAGAGAGCATCATGG CCAACCGAGGCACCACAGCTGGCAGTTCAGGAGATGAAATTGGGAAGGCTCTTGCCTCA ATTTACCCGTCGGACCACAACAGTAATAACTTCCCCTCCGCTCCATCTACCCCTGGATCTCCTCAGGCTATTGCAG GAGCTCCGTCTCAGTGGCAAAGACCAACCACGCCCAACTATGAAGGGCAAGCACACGCGCTG CAGAGTAAAATGGAGGACCGTTTGGAGGAGGCCATCCACGTCCTGCGTAGCCACGCTGTGGGTCAGGGTCTGGAGGGCGCCCCCGACATGCACAGCCTGCTGTCCGCCGTACACAACGGGGGCCTGGGGGGCCTCTCTCCCGCCTTCCCGAATGCGAGCCTCGCCCTCAGCAACAGACATCCGGCCATG GGAGGGAAACACGAGGAGCCCACAGGCCTTCCTCCCAGCAGCACCCTCCTGCACGGTCACCACGCGTCCGGCCCGACGCCACCGGTCGGCCAACCGGAAGGCTTTACCG GTCTCCCCGGCGGCCTGGCCCGCTCCACgcactcctccagcagctcggaCATcaaaagagaagacaaagaggacGATGAGAACTCGTCCGTTGGCGATAAATCTGATGACGAGAAGAAGGACTCCAAGGCGGCGCGCCTTCGACG AAAGGAGGCGTTGACCCTCCAGATGCTCTCTAGCCTATCAGACCAGAAAGATGA TAGTTTAGACGAAGATGACGAGGACCTGCCCCCCGAGGTGAAGTTGGAACGTGAGAAGGAACGGCGAGTGGCTAACAATGCCCGCGAGCGCCTCAGAGTACGGGACATCAACGAGGCGTTCAAGGAGCTCGGGAGGATGTGCCAGCTGCACCTAAGCCACGACAAACCTCAGACCAAACTTCTCATCCTGCACCAGGCCGTCAACGTCATCCTTAATTTAGAACAGCAAGTCAGAG AGCGCAACCTTAACCCCAAGGCAGCATGTTT
- the tcf3b gene encoding transcription factor 3b isoform X10 — MTLASSQFQGSAIDERSGSGSWGSAEQNSPSFSQGRGYVEGSHYNEHEGLSSPFISAGVAGKNERPPYPPFVSQPGFLPSEIAMPSPDAMSPSGLKTGSQFYPSYPTNPRRRPPDGGIETQPKKIRKPPGLPSSVYASTSGDEYARDNGGYPGAKPGAVYPFYMQEDPWSSSGYSAMLGNSPHIGQPGTFSAINPQERMKRQPLPLSPQNYPLHGSEVNGFHPAPAAYNHTPAINGESIMANRGTTAGSSGDEIGKALASIYPSDHNSNNFPSAPSTPGSPQAIAGAPSQWQRPTTPNYEGQAHALSKMEDRLEEAIHVLRSHAVGQGLEGAPDMHSLLSAVHNGGLGGLSPAFPNASLALSNRHPAMGGKHEEPTGLPPSSTLLHGHHASGPTPPVGQPEGFTGLPGGLARSTHSSSSSDIKREDKEDDENSSVGDKSDDEKKDSKAARLRRSLDEDDEDLPPEVKLEREKERRVANNARERLRVRDINEAFKELGRMCQLHLSHDKPQTKLLILHQAVNVILNLEQQVRERNLNPKAACLKRREEEKVSGVVGDAPMQLSGGHPSMGGDGHNPVGHM; from the exons CAATAGACGAGCGCAGCGGCTCTGGGTCTTGGGGCTCAGCAGAACAGAACAGCCCCTCGTTCAGCCAAGGACGG GGCTACGTTGAAGGATCCCACTACAACGAGCATGAAGGCTTGTCCTCTCCGTTCATCAGTGCGGGGGTCGCAG GTAAAAATGAGAGGCCACCATACCCTCCCTTTGTAAGCCAG CCTGGTTTCCTTCCCAGCGAAATAGCGATGCCCAGCCCGGACGCCATGTCCCCCTCCGGCCTGAAAACCGGCTCCCAGTTTTACCCGTCATACCCCACCAACCCGAGGAGAAGGCCGCCCGATGGAGGCATAG AAACCCAGCCAAAGAAGATTCGGAAACCCCCTGGCCTGCCGTCCTCG GTGTATGCTTCCACATCTGGTGACGAGTATGCGAGAGACAACGGAGGATATCCTGGTGCTAAGCCTGGAGCGGTCTACCCTTTCTATATGCAAG AAGACCCCTGGTCGTCCTCTGGCTACTCCGCCATGCTGGGTAACTCTCCTCACATCGGACAGCCGGGCACCTTCTCTGCAATTAACCCACAGGAAAGGATG AAGCGTCAACCCCTGCCTCTGTCCCCACAGAACTATCCGCTGCACGGCAGCGAAGTCAACGGCTTCCACCCGGCCCCCGCCGCCTACAACCACACCCCCGCCATCAACGGAGAGAGCATCATGG CCAACCGAGGCACCACAGCTGGCAGTTCAGGAGATGAAATTGGGAAGGCTCTTGCCTCA ATTTACCCGTCGGACCACAACAGTAATAACTTCCCCTCCGCTCCATCTACCCCTGGATCTCCTCAGGCTATTGCAG GAGCTCCGTCTCAGTGGCAAAGACCAACCACGCCCAACTATGAAGGGCAAGCACACGCGCTG AGTAAAATGGAGGACCGTTTGGAGGAGGCCATCCACGTCCTGCGTAGCCACGCTGTGGGTCAGGGTCTGGAGGGCGCCCCCGACATGCACAGCCTGCTGTCCGCCGTACACAACGGGGGCCTGGGGGGCCTCTCTCCCGCCTTCCCGAATGCGAGCCTCGCCCTCAGCAACAGACATCCGGCCATG GGAGGGAAACACGAGGAGCCCACAGGCCTTCCTCCCAGCAGCACCCTCCTGCACGGTCACCACGCGTCCGGCCCGACGCCACCGGTCGGCCAACCGGAAGGCTTTACCG GTCTCCCCGGCGGCCTGGCCCGCTCCACgcactcctccagcagctcggaCATcaaaagagaagacaaagaggacGATGAGAACTCGTCCGTTGGCGATAAATCTGATGACGAGAAGAAGGACTCCAAGGCGGCGCGCCTTCGACG TAGTTTAGACGAAGATGACGAGGACCTGCCCCCCGAGGTGAAGTTGGAACGTGAGAAGGAACGGCGAGTGGCTAACAATGCCCGCGAGCGCCTCAGAGTACGGGACATCAACGAGGCGTTCAAGGAGCTCGGGAGGATGTGCCAGCTGCACCTAAGCCACGACAAACCTCAGACCAAACTTCTCATCCTGCACCAGGCCGTCAACGTCATCCTTAATTTAGAACAGCAAGTCAGAG AGCGCAACCTTAACCCCAAGGCAGCATGTTT
- the tcf3b gene encoding transcription factor 3b isoform X2 yields the protein MTLASSQFQGSAIDERSGSGSWGSAEQNSPSFSQGRGYVEGSHYNEHEGLSSPFISAGVAGKNERPPYPPFVSQPGFLPSEIAMPSPDAMSPSGLKTGSQFYPSYPTNPRRRPPDGGIETQPKKIRKPPGLPSSVYASTSGDEYARDNGGYPGAKPGAVYPFYMQEDPWSSSGYSAMLGNSPHIGQPGTFSAINPQERMKRQPLPLSPQNYPLHGSEVNGFHPAPAAYNHTPAINGESIMANRGTTAGSSGDEIGKALASIYPSDHNSNNFPSAPSTPGSPQAIAGAPSQWQRPTTPNYEGQAHALSKMEDRLEEAIHVLRSHAVGQGLEGAPDMHSLLSAVHNGGLGGLSPAFPNASLALSNRHPAMGGKHEEPTGLPPSSTLLHGHHASGPTPPVGQPEGFTGLPGGLARSTHSSSSSDIKREDKEDDENSSVGDKSDDEKKDSKAARLRRKEALTLQMLSSLSDQKDDSLDEDDEDLPPEVKLEREKERRVANNARERLRVRDINEAFKELGRMCQLHLSHDKPQTKLLILHQAVNVILNLEQQVRERNLNPKAACLKRREEEKVSGVVGDAPMQLSGGHPSMGGDGHNPVGHM from the exons CAATAGACGAGCGCAGCGGCTCTGGGTCTTGGGGCTCAGCAGAACAGAACAGCCCCTCGTTCAGCCAAGGACGG GGCTACGTTGAAGGATCCCACTACAACGAGCATGAAGGCTTGTCCTCTCCGTTCATCAGTGCGGGGGTCGCAG GTAAAAATGAGAGGCCACCATACCCTCCCTTTGTAAGCCAG CCTGGTTTCCTTCCCAGCGAAATAGCGATGCCCAGCCCGGACGCCATGTCCCCCTCCGGCCTGAAAACCGGCTCCCAGTTTTACCCGTCATACCCCACCAACCCGAGGAGAAGGCCGCCCGATGGAGGCATAG AAACCCAGCCAAAGAAGATTCGGAAACCCCCTGGCCTGCCGTCCTCG GTGTATGCTTCCACATCTGGTGACGAGTATGCGAGAGACAACGGAGGATATCCTGGTGCTAAGCCTGGAGCGGTCTACCCTTTCTATATGCAAG AAGACCCCTGGTCGTCCTCTGGCTACTCCGCCATGCTGGGTAACTCTCCTCACATCGGACAGCCGGGCACCTTCTCTGCAATTAACCCACAGGAAAGGATG AAGCGTCAACCCCTGCCTCTGTCCCCACAGAACTATCCGCTGCACGGCAGCGAAGTCAACGGCTTCCACCCGGCCCCCGCCGCCTACAACCACACCCCCGCCATCAACGGAGAGAGCATCATGG CCAACCGAGGCACCACAGCTGGCAGTTCAGGAGATGAAATTGGGAAGGCTCTTGCCTCA ATTTACCCGTCGGACCACAACAGTAATAACTTCCCCTCCGCTCCATCTACCCCTGGATCTCCTCAGGCTATTGCAG GAGCTCCGTCTCAGTGGCAAAGACCAACCACGCCCAACTATGAAGGGCAAGCACACGCGCTG AGTAAAATGGAGGACCGTTTGGAGGAGGCCATCCACGTCCTGCGTAGCCACGCTGTGGGTCAGGGTCTGGAGGGCGCCCCCGACATGCACAGCCTGCTGTCCGCCGTACACAACGGGGGCCTGGGGGGCCTCTCTCCCGCCTTCCCGAATGCGAGCCTCGCCCTCAGCAACAGACATCCGGCCATG GGAGGGAAACACGAGGAGCCCACAGGCCTTCCTCCCAGCAGCACCCTCCTGCACGGTCACCACGCGTCCGGCCCGACGCCACCGGTCGGCCAACCGGAAGGCTTTACCG GTCTCCCCGGCGGCCTGGCCCGCTCCACgcactcctccagcagctcggaCATcaaaagagaagacaaagaggacGATGAGAACTCGTCCGTTGGCGATAAATCTGATGACGAGAAGAAGGACTCCAAGGCGGCGCGCCTTCGACG AAAGGAGGCGTTGACCCTCCAGATGCTCTCTAGCCTATCAGACCAGAAAGATGA TAGTTTAGACGAAGATGACGAGGACCTGCCCCCCGAGGTGAAGTTGGAACGTGAGAAGGAACGGCGAGTGGCTAACAATGCCCGCGAGCGCCTCAGAGTACGGGACATCAACGAGGCGTTCAAGGAGCTCGGGAGGATGTGCCAGCTGCACCTAAGCCACGACAAACCTCAGACCAAACTTCTCATCCTGCACCAGGCCGTCAACGTCATCCTTAATTTAGAACAGCAAGTCAGAG AGCGCAACCTTAACCCCAAGGCAGCATGTTT
- the tcf3b gene encoding transcription factor 3b isoform X4, with protein MTLASSQFQGSAIDERSGSGSWGSAEQNSPSFSQGRGYVEGSHYNEHEGLSSPFISAGVAGKNERPPYPPFVSQPGFLPSEIAMPSPDAMSPSGLKTGSQFYPSYPTNPRRRPPDGGIETQPKKIRKPPGLPSSVYASTSGDEYARDNGGYPGAKPGAVYPFYMQEDPWSSSGYSAMLGNSPHIGQPGTFSAINPQERMKRQPLPLSPQNYPLHGSEVNGFHPAPAAYNHTPAINGESIMANRGTTAGSSGDEIGKALASIYPSDHNSNNFPSAPSTPGSPQAIAGAPSQWQRPTTPNYEGQAHALSKMEDRLEEAIHVLRSHAVGQGLEGAPDMHSLLSAVHNGGLGGLSPAFPNASLALSNRHPAMGGKHEEPTGLPPSSTLLHGHHASGPTPPVGQPEGFTGLPGGLARSTHSSSSSDIKREDKEDDENSSVGDKSDDEKKDSKAARLRRKEALTLQMLSSLSDQKDDLDEDDEDLPPEVKLEREKERRVANNARERLRVRDINEAFKELGRMCQLHLSHDKPQTKLLILHQAVNVILNLEQQVRERNLNPKAACLKRREEEKVSGVVGDAPMQLSGGHPSMGGDGHNPVGHM; from the exons CAATAGACGAGCGCAGCGGCTCTGGGTCTTGGGGCTCAGCAGAACAGAACAGCCCCTCGTTCAGCCAAGGACGG GGCTACGTTGAAGGATCCCACTACAACGAGCATGAAGGCTTGTCCTCTCCGTTCATCAGTGCGGGGGTCGCAG GTAAAAATGAGAGGCCACCATACCCTCCCTTTGTAAGCCAG CCTGGTTTCCTTCCCAGCGAAATAGCGATGCCCAGCCCGGACGCCATGTCCCCCTCCGGCCTGAAAACCGGCTCCCAGTTTTACCCGTCATACCCCACCAACCCGAGGAGAAGGCCGCCCGATGGAGGCATAG AAACCCAGCCAAAGAAGATTCGGAAACCCCCTGGCCTGCCGTCCTCG GTGTATGCTTCCACATCTGGTGACGAGTATGCGAGAGACAACGGAGGATATCCTGGTGCTAAGCCTGGAGCGGTCTACCCTTTCTATATGCAAG AAGACCCCTGGTCGTCCTCTGGCTACTCCGCCATGCTGGGTAACTCTCCTCACATCGGACAGCCGGGCACCTTCTCTGCAATTAACCCACAGGAAAGGATG AAGCGTCAACCCCTGCCTCTGTCCCCACAGAACTATCCGCTGCACGGCAGCGAAGTCAACGGCTTCCACCCGGCCCCCGCCGCCTACAACCACACCCCCGCCATCAACGGAGAGAGCATCATGG CCAACCGAGGCACCACAGCTGGCAGTTCAGGAGATGAAATTGGGAAGGCTCTTGCCTCA ATTTACCCGTCGGACCACAACAGTAATAACTTCCCCTCCGCTCCATCTACCCCTGGATCTCCTCAGGCTATTGCAG GAGCTCCGTCTCAGTGGCAAAGACCAACCACGCCCAACTATGAAGGGCAAGCACACGCGCTG AGTAAAATGGAGGACCGTTTGGAGGAGGCCATCCACGTCCTGCGTAGCCACGCTGTGGGTCAGGGTCTGGAGGGCGCCCCCGACATGCACAGCCTGCTGTCCGCCGTACACAACGGGGGCCTGGGGGGCCTCTCTCCCGCCTTCCCGAATGCGAGCCTCGCCCTCAGCAACAGACATCCGGCCATG GGAGGGAAACACGAGGAGCCCACAGGCCTTCCTCCCAGCAGCACCCTCCTGCACGGTCACCACGCGTCCGGCCCGACGCCACCGGTCGGCCAACCGGAAGGCTTTACCG GTCTCCCCGGCGGCCTGGCCCGCTCCACgcactcctccagcagctcggaCATcaaaagagaagacaaagaggacGATGAGAACTCGTCCGTTGGCGATAAATCTGATGACGAGAAGAAGGACTCCAAGGCGGCGCGCCTTCGACG AAAGGAGGCGTTGACCCTCCAGATGCTCTCTAGCCTATCAGACCAGAAAGATGA TTTAGACGAAGATGACGAGGACCTGCCCCCCGAGGTGAAGTTGGAACGTGAGAAGGAACGGCGAGTGGCTAACAATGCCCGCGAGCGCCTCAGAGTACGGGACATCAACGAGGCGTTCAAGGAGCTCGGGAGGATGTGCCAGCTGCACCTAAGCCACGACAAACCTCAGACCAAACTTCTCATCCTGCACCAGGCCGTCAACGTCATCCTTAATTTAGAACAGCAAGTCAGAG AGCGCAACCTTAACCCCAAGGCAGCATGTTT